A single window of Lepeophtheirus salmonis chromosome 2, UVic_Lsal_1.4, whole genome shotgun sequence DNA harbors:
- the LOC121113510 gene encoding uncharacterized protein, which produces MKAYNAKYPPIFKIYLLIQIVNIIKISTMGSVERLCLLWNGYESNFKKGFFNLRQNEELFDVTLISGSKMIKAHKVILSACSPVFRSIIGSAPFQTHPLIYLRGINFNHLELLISFMYYGEVSVIQEELEDFISVAEEFQFEGLSNDPLSEKRCESQTSSFSTASSNPYTPHDSRDLSVVNDDINDFLSKSVPNTKNEDCYILDMSNDSEFTQNEPELMVTNNEAIDISSNRSKEFIEALNREIRQHYCKPIMGKGFQCKKCNFITKHQPSIRHHIEARHIVTKGFICSICDTTFKTRKTLRTHNYKSHKRGSTVFERLKVIQ; this is translated from the exons atgaaaGCCTATAACGCCAAATACCCTcctatattcaaaatatacttattaattcaaattgtaaacataattaaaatatcaacaatggGATCCGTTGAACGCCTCTGTCTTCTATGGAATGGTTATGAATCCAATTTcaagaaaggtttttttaatctacGTCAAAATGAAGAACTCTTTGATGTGACGCTCATATCTGGATCAAAGATGATCAAGGCTCACAAGGTGATTCTTAGTGCATGTTCCCCTGTTTTTCGTTCCATCATTGGATCCGCTCCCTTCCAAACACATCCCCTAATTTATTTGAGAGGGATCAACTTTAACCATTTAGAATTACTCATTTCCTTTATGTATTATGGAGAAGTGAGTGTGATTCAAGAGGAACTCGAGGATTTCATTTCTGTTGCTGAAGAGTTTCAATTTGAGGGTCTCTCAAATGATCCTCTATCCGAAAAAAGATGTGAATCTCAGACCTCCTCCTTCTCAACTGCTTCTTCCAATCCATACACACCTCATGATTCCCGTGATCTTTCCGTCGTAAATGATGATATAAACGATTTCCTCTCCAAATCTGTAcctaatacaaaaaatgaagactGTTATATCCTGGATATGAGCAACGATTCAGAATTTACTCAAAATGAACCTGAACTAATGGTAACGAATAATGAAGCTATAGATATTTCATCGAATCGCAGCAaag AGTTTATTGAAGCCTTAAATCGAGAGATTCGTCAACACTATTGCAAGCCAATAATGGGAAAAGGATTTCAatgcaaaaaatgtaactttatcACTAAACATCAGCCATCAATACGTCATCATATTGAGGCCAGGCACATCGTTACAAAGGGTTTTATTTGCTCCATCTGCGATACGACATTTAAGACCAGGAAGACTCTCAGGACCCACAACTACAAATCACATAAACGTGGAAGTACTGTTTTTGAACGTCTCAAAGTTATTCAATGA